A single window of Neospora caninum Liverpool complete genome, chromosome XII DNA harbors:
- a CDS encoding putative ribosomal protein S6 — protein sequence MQRTSRRQTAAFSFPPFSSPTPLDASSCSSQSPFSSPPVVFTQGTSDRRAPTGLHARSGQGPGAPLWGLSLSSPFSRLAPSPSFSPSFSACAPAASVSVSLHAATLLRPRSPSLHVGASRFASCLVSPRAAGDALGAAPPFSSACLLGPSRSLASSPAFALRPAACQWASGKRDDRVSLDAAEAPSECVRSFARSPQKRANLQEAVTSLGETRAEEAEQTEKAKQTEKAKQEEGTGEGLPRRLLVPRRKLDKEPHLRQYRPSVVDGGHGLAETRPYRVVALFRPDMPLPNIKEAVRPYVDQLQQWRCRNLRVTYRGYRRLAYRVKKKDSAHVVEMTFDLLPSAVHYLHVKLNLDDNIIRFMILKNPPLPRSIVKRRHTIPPEEFEELVRYSGLPEPRS from the exons atgcagcgcacGTCTCGCCGGCAAACAGCTGCGTTTTCGttccctccgttttcctctccaacGCCTCTCGATGCTTCGTCTTGCTCGTCTCagtctcccttttcgtctccgccggtCGTCTTCACGCAGGGGACGAGCGATCGACGAGCTCCCACGGGCCTCCATGCGCGGTCCGGCCAAGGCCCAGGAGCGCCGCTGTGgggtctctcgctttcttctcccttctccagactggcgccgtctccttccttttctccgtccttctcggctTGTGCTCCCGCAGCTTcggtttccgtttctctgcacGCGGCCACCCTGTTGCGTCCccggtctccctctctgcatgtgGGGGCGAGCCGCTTCGCTTCTTGTCTGGTTTCGCCAagagccgcaggcgacgctctcggcgccgcgccgcctttctcgtctgcttgCCTTCTTGGGCCTTCGCGCAGCCTCGCCTCCAGTCCCGCTTTCGCCCTTCGTCCGGCGGCTTGCCAATGGGCCTCTggcaagagagacgacagggTGTCATTGGAcgcagcggaggcgccgtcCGAGTGCGTGCGCTCCTTTGCACGCTCCCCGCAGAAACGGGCAAACCTCCAGGAGGCTGTCACCTCTTtaggagagacgagggcggaggaggccgagcaaacggagaaggccaagcaaacggagaaggccaagcaggaagaaggcacagGCGAAGGCCTGCCACGGCGACTCCTAGTTCCCCGCCGCAAGCTCGACAAAGAGCCGCACTTAAGGCAGTACCGCCCTTCAGTTGTTGATG GAGGCCATGGCCTGGCGGAGACTCGCCCCTATcgcgtcgtcgccctcttccgcCCGGACATGCCTCTCCCGAACATCAAGGAGGCTGTGCGCCCTTACGTGGACCAGCTTCAACAGTGGCGTT GCCGAAACCTGCGCGTCACCTATCGAGGCTACCGCCGACTGGCGTACcgggtgaagaagaaggacagtGCTCACGTGGTGGAGATGACGTTCGATCTCCTGCCTTCTGCGGTTCACTACTTGCATGTGAAGCTGAATCTGGACGACAACATCATCAG ATTTATGATTTTGAAGAATCCGCCGCTTCCCCGAAGCATCGTGAAGAGACGCCACACGATTCCACCCGAGGAGTTCGAGGAGCTCGTCAGATACAGCGGCCTCCCAGAGCCCCGATCTTGA